A genome region from Natronobeatus ordinarius includes the following:
- a CDS encoding winged helix-turn-helix domain-containing protein codes for MVRERTPESTPSADCICAVLVDPDCREIIRTLEAPLTTPELRERCDIPKSTLYRKLDLLTEATLLEESLEVRRDGRHTSKYELNFEAVTLSLDDERSLGAQIDRPAESADVQLAGLWSEVRKET; via the coding sequence ATGGTTCGAGAGCGTACCCCGGAGTCGACACCCTCGGCCGACTGTATCTGTGCCGTCCTCGTCGATCCCGACTGTCGGGAGATTATCCGGACGCTCGAGGCGCCGCTGACCACCCCCGAACTCCGGGAGCGTTGTGACATTCCGAAGTCGACGCTCTACCGCAAACTCGACCTCCTGACGGAGGCGACGCTCCTCGAGGAGTCACTCGAGGTCCGACGCGACGGACGACACACGAGCAAGTACGAGCTCAACTTCGAGGCGGTGACGCTGTCGCTCGACGACGAGCGATCGCTCGGGGCGCAGATCGATCGGCCGGCCGAATCGGCCGACGTTCAGCTGGCAGGGCTGTGGTCGGAAGTCCGCAAGGAGACGTGA
- a CDS encoding sulfurtransferase, giving the protein MGIDETETLVSAEWVAQRLPAFERDDPELVLVEVDVVPDTYAEAHLPGAVGVDWRTDLQDTTVFDVPSKAAFEKLLGGLGITETSTIVCYGDVDNWFAAYAYWILTYYGHDDVRLLDGGREYWLEQNLPMTDTVPSVTERAYDLDGIDESIRVDREGVLEAMEAGTQLVDVRAPAEYRGEILSPPGWNEGVQRGGHIPGAINVPWSRVVRADGRFKPPSEIRAVYEDAGIVDDDTIVYCRIGERSALTWVALTELLGFDAVRHYYGSWVEWGNTVGAPVERGRPADRSRND; this is encoded by the coding sequence ATGGGAATCGACGAAACGGAGACGCTCGTCTCCGCCGAGTGGGTCGCGCAACGACTGCCCGCGTTCGAACGGGACGATCCCGAACTCGTCCTGGTCGAGGTCGACGTCGTCCCCGACACGTACGCCGAGGCACACCTCCCCGGCGCGGTCGGGGTCGACTGGCGGACCGACCTGCAGGATACGACGGTCTTCGACGTCCCGTCGAAAGCGGCGTTCGAGAAGCTCCTCGGCGGACTCGGCATCACGGAGACGTCGACGATCGTCTGCTACGGCGACGTCGACAACTGGTTCGCGGCCTACGCCTACTGGATCCTGACGTACTACGGACACGACGACGTCCGGCTGCTCGACGGCGGCCGGGAGTACTGGCTCGAGCAGAACCTGCCGATGACCGACACCGTCCCCTCCGTCACGGAACGGGCCTACGATCTCGACGGGATCGACGAATCCATTCGGGTCGATCGTGAGGGGGTCCTCGAGGCAATGGAGGCCGGGACGCAACTCGTCGACGTCCGGGCACCGGCGGAGTACCGCGGCGAGATTCTCTCGCCACCGGGATGGAATGAGGGGGTGCAGCGAGGCGGGCACATCCCGGGCGCGATCAACGTGCCGTGGAGCCGCGTCGTCCGGGCCGACGGCCGGTTCAAACCCCCGTCGGAGATTCGGGCGGTCTACGAGGACGCCGGCATCGTCGACGACGACACGATCGTCTACTGCCGGATCGGTGAACGGTCGGCGCTCACCTGGGTCGCGCTCACCGAACTGCTCGGCTTTGACGCCGTCCGACACTACTACGGCTCGTGGGTCGAGTGGGGGAACACCGTCGGTGCGCCCGTCGAGCGTGGTCGACCCGCGGACCGCTCGAGGAACGACTGA
- a CDS encoding MBL fold metallo-hydrolase yields the protein MVTSISAAELRDRIDRDEFVLFDTRNPEDFDGWHIAGAENVEYSCANDELVGEFDPDAYDDDEEIVVTCATGNSAEAFAEYLEEEGFEDVSWVDGGMEAWSMVYDVVPIATDRDDLELLQLQRRSKGCLGYLIGSKRTGEAALVDVTRATDAFERAAAEYGYEIARVFDTHIHADHISAGRELAAEHGVPYHLGQAAETRDPQFDFDGLEANEVVMVGEIPVKAVPTPGHTTGMTSYLVDGEALLTGDTLFVESIGRTELQFAGEDAKGGARVQYETLHHKIMTMPDHVKILPGHFSVTDDGEYIDVTPGLPMLSTVGTIRQRNEILQLEEDEFVEHMFDNLPSKPPNYETVIATNVGEYEPEGEDEMNELELGPNRCAATADSAVADD from the coding sequence ATGGTAACGTCCATTTCAGCGGCCGAGCTACGGGACAGGATCGACCGCGATGAGTTCGTGCTGTTCGACACCAGGAACCCCGAGGACTTCGACGGCTGGCACATCGCCGGCGCCGAGAACGTCGAGTACTCCTGTGCGAACGACGAGCTGGTCGGCGAGTTCGACCCCGACGCCTACGACGACGACGAGGAGATCGTCGTCACCTGCGCCACCGGCAACTCCGCGGAGGCGTTCGCCGAGTACCTCGAGGAGGAGGGCTTCGAGGACGTCTCCTGGGTCGACGGCGGGATGGAAGCCTGGAGTATGGTGTACGACGTCGTGCCGATCGCGACCGATCGCGACGACCTCGAGCTCCTGCAGCTGCAGCGCCGATCGAAGGGCTGTCTGGGCTACCTGATCGGCTCGAAACGCACCGGTGAGGCGGCGCTCGTCGACGTCACCCGCGCGACCGACGCCTTCGAGCGCGCGGCCGCCGAGTACGGCTACGAGATCGCCCGCGTCTTCGACACCCACATCCACGCCGACCACATTTCGGCCGGGCGCGAGCTCGCCGCCGAACACGGCGTCCCGTACCACCTCGGGCAGGCCGCCGAGACGCGCGACCCGCAGTTCGACTTCGACGGTCTGGAGGCCAACGAGGTCGTGATGGTCGGCGAGATCCCCGTCAAGGCCGTCCCCACGCCGGGACACACCACGGGCATGACGAGCTACCTCGTCGACGGTGAAGCGCTGCTGACTGGCGACACGCTGTTCGTCGAGTCGATCGGCCGCACCGAACTCCAGTTCGCCGGCGAGGACGCCAAAGGTGGCGCTCGCGTCCAGTACGAGACGCTCCACCACAAGATCATGACGATGCCCGACCACGTGAAGATCCTCCCCGGGCACTTCTCGGTCACCGACGACGGCGAGTACATCGACGTCACGCCCGGCCTGCCGATGCTCTCGACGGTCGGAACGATCCGCCAGCGCAACGAGATCCTCCAGCTCGAGGAAGACGAGTTCGTCGAGCACATGTTCGATAACCTCCCGTCGAAGCCGCCGAACTACGAGACGGTGATCGCCACCAACGTCGGCGAGTACGAGCCCGAAGGCGAGGACGAGATGAACGAGCTCGAGCTCGGGCCGAACCGATGCGCGGCGACAGCAGACAGCGCCGTCGCGGACGACTGA
- a CDS encoding DUF7512 family protein, whose translation MIGIEGGVLGGFALVGLITIQAVVLYVGYGWLESIVERAYARYQQVN comes from the coding sequence ATGATTGGAATAGAAGGCGGAGTACTCGGTGGGTTCGCGCTCGTTGGGCTCATCACGATCCAGGCGGTCGTCCTCTACGTCGGGTACGGCTGGCTCGAGTCGATCGTCGAGCGAGCGTACGCGCGCTATCAGCAGGTGAACTAA
- a CDS encoding sulfite exporter TauE/SafE family protein, whose translation MELLGLSLSLLVLFVSFGFMVGVLFGFFGMGGSFLITPTLLILGYPASVAIGCGLAFYFGTSVIAVMKHYDIGQVDYKLGAILFVVLSIGIELGSRLVFALEVLGIAELVTGVAYVVLLGGIGAIFLRRAYALEDRDEEDDADEDDEAIPEIGQKIQSYTIPPMISLVSGGRASLWTISGAGGGVGLVSGLIGVGGGFMRMPAIYYLIGTPLTVAVGTSLFAGLFSGAFGTFTYGRAGSVDLAVVGTLLVGSALGARIGSAATTVVEEDDVIVYFGIMMVLASVGIALQQLAGWLDVGALDIVSVVLLVGSSFFVALIILYKVATSATEPSANAQPTPDSDD comes from the coding sequence ATGGAGCTACTCGGATTGAGTCTGTCGTTGCTGGTGTTGTTCGTGAGCTTCGGCTTCATGGTGGGCGTGCTGTTCGGTTTCTTCGGGATGGGCGGGTCGTTCCTGATCACGCCCACCCTGTTGATCCTGGGCTATCCCGCCTCGGTCGCCATCGGCTGCGGCCTGGCGTTTTACTTCGGCACGTCGGTCATCGCCGTGATGAAACACTACGACATCGGCCAGGTCGACTACAAACTCGGCGCCATCCTGTTCGTCGTGCTCTCGATCGGCATCGAACTCGGCAGCCGACTCGTCTTCGCCCTCGAGGTGCTAGGGATCGCCGAACTCGTCACCGGCGTCGCGTACGTGGTCCTGCTCGGGGGGATCGGCGCGATCTTCCTCCGCCGAGCGTACGCACTCGAGGATCGGGACGAGGAGGACGACGCGGACGAAGACGACGAGGCGATTCCGGAAATTGGCCAGAAGATCCAGTCGTACACCATCCCACCGATGATCTCGCTCGTCTCCGGCGGGCGGGCGTCGCTGTGGACGATCTCGGGCGCTGGCGGCGGCGTCGGCCTCGTCTCTGGACTGATCGGCGTCGGCGGCGGGTTCATGCGGATGCCAGCGATCTACTACCTCATCGGGACGCCGCTGACGGTCGCCGTCGGGACCAGCCTCTTCGCGGGGCTGTTCTCCGGCGCCTTCGGGACGTTCACGTACGGACGTGCCGGCAGCGTCGACCTCGCGGTCGTCGGTACACTCCTGGTGGGTAGTGCCCTGGGCGCGCGAATCGGCTCGGCGGCGACGACCGTCGTCGAGGAGGACGACGTCATCGTCTACTTCGGCATCATGATGGTGCTCGCCAGCGTCGGCATCGCGCTGCAACAGCTCGCCGGCTGGCTCGACGTCGGCGCGCTCGACATCGTCAGCGTCGTCCTGCTCGTCGGCTCGTCGTTCTTCGTCGCCCTGATCATCCTCTACAAGGTCGCCACGTCGGCCACCGAACCGAGTGCGAACGCCCAGCCAACGCCCGACAGCGACGATTGA
- a CDS encoding cation:proton antiporter, translating to MLVAVVAVILALGVASRVLADRLQIPSVLFLILAGIAIGPEGVGLVSEATFGGGLSAMVGVSVAIILFEGGYHLHRRKLRESKTALFRITTVGALITWLGTAAAVVVFLDTSLEVGLLVGALLIATGPTVIGPILQVVTVREHVAAVLEGEGVINDVTAAILVVVVFEVLIVGTGGTMLFVGEFLRRLFVGLAFGALVAAIVWLVLSRGNLAPGTGPLHARLIVLAGVVVAYGGAELIAGETGIAAAAMAGFALGNVDLPHHEEVIDFLDDLSVVVLSFIFVALAALIDFEDILTLELAGLAIVVAITMVIRPTVIYLATTNERFTRNERLFLSAVGPRGIIPASVATLFAVELQALGRPQEAQLLAGTVFLLIFATVILQAGLARQIADVLEVSPMRTIIVGGGRVGLSLAERLEADGENVLLVDQDPDAVEKARERGLRALEGDGTDADVLERAGVTEAKTITAATPDDDVNLLVCQLAKTSFGVETVASRVNQPENVDAFEALGVRAIDLSMATAWSLENVLERPSLSAWMNELGRTGDVQEIEVTASDLVGKTIAELNAEIPHGCLVGLLTHADGTTEVPTGDHELRDGDRVTFLGRTDAVDRAVKRFHPHD from the coding sequence ATGCTCGTCGCCGTCGTCGCCGTTATCCTCGCCCTTGGCGTCGCCTCCCGCGTGCTCGCGGATCGACTGCAGATCCCGAGCGTCCTGTTCCTGATCCTGGCTGGGATCGCGATCGGTCCCGAAGGAGTCGGGCTCGTCTCCGAAGCGACGTTCGGCGGCGGGCTCTCCGCGATGGTCGGCGTCAGCGTCGCCATCATCCTCTTCGAGGGCGGCTACCACCTGCACCGTCGCAAACTCCGGGAGAGTAAAACGGCACTGTTCCGGATCACCACCGTCGGTGCACTGATCACCTGGCTCGGGACGGCGGCCGCCGTCGTCGTCTTCCTCGACACCAGTCTCGAGGTGGGTCTGCTCGTCGGCGCGCTGTTGATCGCTACGGGTCCGACGGTGATCGGCCCGATCCTCCAGGTCGTCACCGTCCGTGAGCACGTCGCTGCCGTCCTCGAGGGCGAGGGCGTGATCAACGACGTGACGGCCGCAATCTTGGTCGTCGTCGTCTTCGAGGTGCTCATCGTCGGCACCGGCGGCACGATGCTATTCGTCGGGGAGTTCCTCCGGCGGCTGTTCGTCGGGCTGGCGTTCGGCGCGCTCGTCGCGGCGATCGTCTGGCTGGTACTCAGCCGCGGGAACCTCGCGCCCGGCACCGGCCCGCTCCACGCTCGACTGATCGTCCTCGCCGGCGTCGTCGTCGCCTACGGCGGCGCCGAACTGATCGCGGGCGAGACCGGGATCGCCGCTGCAGCCATGGCGGGATTCGCACTCGGGAACGTCGACCTGCCCCACCACGAGGAGGTGATCGACTTCCTCGACGACCTTTCGGTGGTCGTCCTCTCGTTCATCTTCGTCGCGCTGGCGGCGCTGATCGACTTCGAGGACATCCTCACGCTCGAACTGGCCGGGCTCGCCATCGTCGTCGCGATCACGATGGTCATCCGGCCGACGGTCATCTATCTGGCGACGACCAACGAACGGTTCACTCGCAACGAACGACTGTTCCTCAGCGCCGTCGGCCCGCGCGGGATCATCCCCGCCAGCGTCGCGACGCTGTTCGCCGTCGAACTGCAGGCGCTCGGCCGGCCACAGGAAGCGCAACTCCTGGCGGGGACCGTCTTCCTGCTCATCTTCGCGACGGTCATCCTCCAGGCCGGCCTGGCACGACAGATCGCGGACGTACTCGAGGTTTCACCAATGCGCACCATCATCGTCGGCGGGGGACGGGTCGGCCTGTCACTCGCCGAACGGCTCGAAGCCGACGGAGAGAACGTACTGCTCGTCGACCAGGACCCCGATGCGGTCGAGAAGGCCCGTGAACGCGGCCTCCGTGCGCTCGAGGGAGACGGCACCGACGCCGACGTGCTCGAGCGCGCTGGCGTGACCGAGGCGAAGACGATCACCGCTGCCACGCCGGACGACGACGTCAACCTGCTCGTCTGTCAGCTCGCGAAGACGAGCTTCGGCGTCGAGACGGTCGCCTCGCGGGTCAACCAGCCCGAGAACGTCGACGCCTTCGAGGCGCTCGGCGTGCGGGCGATCGACCTCTCGATGGCGACCGCCTGGTCGCTCGAGAACGTCTTAGAGCGGCCGTCGCTGTCGGCATGGATGAACGAACTCGGCCGGACCGGGGACGTTCAGGAGATCGAAGTGACGGCGTCGGACCTCGTCGGCAAGACGATCGCCGAACTCAACGCCGAGATTCCACACGGCTGTCTCGTCGGCTTGCTCACGCACGCCGATGGGACCACGGAGGTGCCGACCGGCGACCACGAGCTCCGGGACGGGGACCGCGTCACGTTCCTCGGGCGGACGGACGCGGTAGACCGCGCCGTCAAGCGGTTCCATCCGCACGACTGA
- a CDS encoding universal stress protein translates to MKAVYATDLSAASEAAIETETCLECLSRIGVEQLHLVTVVPANVHAGTPGIDHQKRRRRALARYRDVIEDAGLDVETHAVRGTPHRRINGVAEAVGADLSIVGSRGKQPLENRLIGSTTRNLARTTVVPLLVNRIEREVDEPELVEKQLFRRLLYATDFSTNADRAFEAFSYLRHATREATLVHVESPNSPGPDGDVTAEDRLSELADRLEEWDIDATIDVREGAPADELLEAEATHEPTTTLLGTRGHSRLRRLLLGSVSETVVANARGNVLLVPPK, encoded by the coding sequence ATGAAAGCCGTGTATGCGACAGATCTGTCTGCGGCCAGCGAGGCCGCCATCGAGACCGAAACCTGCCTCGAGTGCCTCTCCCGCATCGGGGTCGAACAACTCCACCTCGTCACGGTCGTTCCCGCGAACGTCCACGCCGGCACCCCCGGGATCGATCACCAGAAGCGTCGTCGACGGGCGCTCGCTCGGTACCGGGACGTCATCGAGGATGCCGGACTCGACGTCGAGACGCACGCCGTCCGCGGGACGCCCCACCGACGGATCAACGGCGTCGCCGAGGCGGTCGGCGCCGACCTGTCGATCGTCGGATCGCGCGGGAAGCAGCCACTCGAGAACCGCCTCATCGGCTCGACGACGCGAAACCTCGCGCGGACGACGGTCGTGCCGCTGCTCGTCAACCGCATCGAGCGCGAGGTCGACGAACCGGAACTCGTCGAGAAACAACTCTTCCGACGGCTGCTGTACGCGACCGACTTCTCGACGAACGCCGATCGTGCCTTCGAGGCGTTCTCCTACCTTCGCCACGCCACCCGGGAGGCCACGCTGGTCCACGTCGAGAGCCCGAACAGCCCCGGCCCCGACGGCGACGTCACGGCCGAGGACCGTCTCTCGGAGCTGGCCGACCGCCTCGAGGAATGGGACATCGACGCGACGATCGACGTCCGCGAGGGCGCTCCCGCCGACGAGCTCCTCGAGGCGGAGGCGACCCACGAGCCGACGACGACGCTGCTCGGCACGCGCGGGCACAGTCGCTTGCGGCGGCTGTTACTCGGAAGCGTCTCGGAGACAGTCGTCGCGAACGCACGCGGGAACGTGCTGCTCGTCCCGCCGAAGTGA